Genomic window (Amyelois transitella isolate CPQ chromosome 31, ilAmyTran1.1, whole genome shotgun sequence):
tttttaatatacactagctgtgcccgcgacttcctccgcgtggaatagttatttcgggcatcattgaagccttcaaggatgaataatgtaccccgtttttttttcacattttccattatttcttcgctcctaataattgcagcgtgatggtatatagcctaaagccttcctcgataaatggtctattcaacacaaaaataatttttcaattcgacccagtagtttctgagattagcgcgtttatacaaacaaactcttcagctttttaatattagtatagaaagCCATGTATAGCTGGTTGTCCTTAAGataagattgagattcaaagacgGTGACATGTTAGCAAATCGTCAATTCTTTTTTGACTGACTTTTACTTTGTAACTTAGTGAAGCAGCAGCCAGACAATGTTCTTCTCAACGCTAGTCTTCTTCTCAACGTGAGTATTCTTCTTTCTCGCTAGGCTTCTTCGAAAATCTAGTCTGGTCGACTAGCTTTTCACGCAAGTTTGACATAATTTCGTGTGGTCAGGATTATTGACATTCACGTTGGCGTTCTCAGATTCAATTCCCAACTACACACAGTTTCTTTTTGTCgacttgaaaaaagaaatactttgttttgtgATTATTCTAATGTTATTCGAAACAATACACCGAACTTCGTTTGGTCGCCCAGGTACTGGTATGATTAAATACGCAAACAACATAATTTTTCAAGTATCATCAAAGCCATATCTTCATATATTTAAGAGCTAACGCTCGTCGGTGGAATGAAGTGGGGTGTACTTATGAATTTGCTCCAAAACCATTTAGGTGACAATATTTCCAGCAAAATTCTTCACAATATCCTTGAACTGCCATTGGGGATGCCACTGCTTgatgtgtttattataatcgTTTCGATTGTGAAAGCCGCTATTGCATTCAGAACACGTAAACTTCCACGCGGGACCGTGAACCCTCATGTGTTGCCTCAGAGTCCTCTCGTGCATATAAGCTTTCTGGCAAACTGAGCAGAAGAAATTTCTCTCTCCACTGTGGCCCCTCAAATGCATCTTCAATAAAGACCGCGTCCCGAAACACTTTCCACACATTTTGCATTGTATTTTCTGTGTATGCAACTTCGTCGTGTGCTCCGTCAAGGCTCTCCTTGTCGGGAACACGCATTTGCACACTTGACATTCAAAAGTAAACGCAATCCCGTGCACCTCTTTCAAATGCGTCATCTTCCTGTAATGCTCCGCGAATCTTTCCAAGCAATGAGGGCATTTCAACGGCTTAATTTTCTTCGCGTTCGTCACTTCGTGTTTTTTGAACATGTGGTACCGAAGCTTCAGTTTCGTTGGGAATACGTCCTGACACTTATCACATTTGTGAACTCCGTTTTGATGGACGATCTTGTGATTTATTAATCTCTGATGCGACATAAAACCAAGGCCGCACGTCTCGCAAACAACATTGAAATGGGCGTTCATATGTCTGTTCAAAAGGAAGAAAGAATTGAAAGACTTCGAGCATTTGTGGCAAGAGAGGAGGCCTTTATCTGGACACAAATTGTACGCCATTAATCCGTTACCAGCAGaattgaattcttttttatgcgcGACAATCAAATGATTTCGTATATCATCtagatttgaatatttttgatcGCATATTGTACATTTTAAGTCTGATATATCAACtttaataattcttttgcCTTTCCTCAGATACTGTTTGAGAAGACACGATCTTTCTGGCTTCACATGATGAGCAGCATGCTTCAGAACGGAATGAACTTCAGGGAAGACTTCGTTACAGTAGAAGCACTTGAAATTAGCTTGCTGGTAATAAAACGGTTTCACTGTGGTAAATTCTAAGAAGGTGGCAGCATTTTGTCTCTCAGATATAGTCATTTGCCATATGCTGGTCTGCGCTCCTGGGCGATCTGTAGTTGGCATCCCTGGGAAAACAAAATTGTGCCTTGAATTCTTCTTAAGTTCTTATTTTGTACAAACTCGtgcatataaataaacacaaattttgcaaatgtatgattatttttcaaatttctcaAAAGCATATATattgtttgattaaataaagcaACTAGCTATTTTGCATAGTCTCTAAAAATGTCAAGTATTCAATACtttagaaattatttagtaATGCTTTCGTCAGTCGTCTCATGTggaactaatattatattaaacactCAATTGGTTTGTAGGACATGAACTGCATTAACATGATCTAACAGCGCAGCTTGATCTTCGCACTGATGACCACAAATAGAACACGACGTCAACTCATGAGTCTTAATATGTtcctttaaatttttcctcCTAGCGTAAGCTTTCCCACAATTCCCacacttgaaattcttctcaTCCGAATGAACCATCATGTGTCTGGAGAGGCAGTATTTCGAGAAAAATCTAGAATGGCATATTCGACATTCCTCATTCCTCTCCTGCAGATGAACCGATCTGATGTGCAGCAATAAGTGATACTTCAAATCGAACTCTTTACCACAAGTCTCGCATTTGAATAAACCATTAGATCTATCATGCACAATCCTAAGATGTTTAGTTCTTTGGTAGTTAGAGTTGAATCTTTCAGGGCAGATTGGACATCGTCTAGGCAACGCTTTTAAATGAACGCCTCTCATATGGCGTGTTCTTTTAGCGGAATTATTGAACACCTTATCGCATTTCTGACACGGGAAGCTACCAGTTTCATGTGTCTGTAAATgtcgttttaataaaattagagATATGAAAACTGATCCACATATTTCGCAACTGAAATTATTGTAGTGTTTGCTCATATGTATGATTAAAAGTCtaagttttaagtatttttcccCGCAAATTTGGCAGTCGAATGTGTCTCCACCGAGGTTAAACGGTATGATGTTGTCTTTTTGGCCCAACTCCACATCCTTTCCGTGATTCTTTAGATGAGCCTTAAGagtttcaaaattttgttgtttttccaAACACAGTCTACATTCAGTATTTGTAACATCTActtttagatgtttatctcTTATTTTCTTGCTTAGTTTTTTGTCTAATTCATCAATAGTGTGATCCAAAACAGTATGACTCTTAAGTAAGCTAGCGTCAAGGTATGTTTTGGCACAGATAAAACATTTGTACTTATTACTTGCATGAACGAAAGGATAAATGTAAGAACATTGGAATAGAATAAGAGCATTTCGCTTCATAATACTGTAGCTTAATTCCTTTGAATTCTTTTGCAAGGTATGGCCTTGTCCAAGAACCATATTGTTCTTCAGCCATATTAATTTATCTGgctttttcattaatttgctTGTAACTTTACCGCCTTTACTGTTTACATTGAAACCTTTTATCGTGTCTAATCGTTTTAATTCATTGGCatcattactcttttctgCACATACATTATCATGATCTTGGCATTCAGTAATAGTTGTACGATTTGTTCCTTGGGTGCTTCctagaaataagaaaaattactgtaattttcattataaataatatttcaaggAATAAGGTTGTTTGTTAATTGTTAGTTCTAAACCTTCACCATAAGGGTTAGTAGGTAATACAATTTCCATCTGCCATTAGTCGGAAAGGGCTTACTTAAtggattttctaaaaataaaaaaaaaaatatcacataaTTGGACTATCCATGTGAATTTAATTCTCATCCGATCACAAGAGATATATCTAGTTTGACAAATTTCATTGACATACAATGTAATCTTTGATTAAAAAACTAACGCgaaacgaataaaaattttgctgAGTTCATGGTTTAAAAGTGGCCTGGCTTGGTTAGTGTTCACTcttctaccgcttccaaagctcaCGTGAAGAAGaaacggcggaacaaactacactatattttcaccggacataaatttacaaatagacCTTTAttgactaaattaaaaaaaaatgtaaataagtataaaagtcatgatgtcaatacgaatattatgTTGTCAAATAGAATAATGAATTGTAGAATACGAGTTACTGCGTGgcaaggaaaaataaaatatcgatgatagcacaaaataatatatatttttaactagctttccgcccgcggcttcgcccacgtgtaattcggttatatatagcgttttttaatgatctcgacagggctttttcttccacaggctgaaatcttgttacaactggaattaaatatagcctgtgttactcagggatgatgtagctttctaatggtgaatgtttgaaatcgattcagtagtttcggagtttatcgattacatgtgtaaacaaacaaacatataaaaaaatagattgttcctctttataatattagtatacatacaaatctatatagaaaaagtaaagcgagacaaaatcatcgtctcaaaagaaaaaaaaacaggatttataggacgaagaggccttacaggatttccttctgtttaagtatttgcgtctgatagtcatcatcccatgtgaatgagctgatgatggaaggtataactcctcaacggttaggagttgaaaaaaattcttacgaagttatacgtacatgtgaggctattaggttgacctgataataaaaagtaaatctcattaacgttaagaatttaggtgaaaatggatgcggacaaatttcgtctcttcacttgtttccttttagctgtttgtatgggtagtgttaacacaaaatagggatttaaaggcgtgatgttattaatgttatgcatgtatgtacataattatgtatgttattatgtatgttaaagagacgactgaaagttgtcatacaaagtctttttttttaaggatgggaaatcatcaaatgacctctcccgctctgggtggaacggaagggagtgtcagacttttactgactaaaacccacctcgttccttcagttgccctttgcgttccggggccacggtatctcgttagaactttcccgcagccccggctcagtttatcccgtttcccccccttgggggttgacatttcaaaaatcccttcttagtgctcacttatgttactaaaggaacctctgttcaaaatctcagactcctataccgagcggtttcggctgtgcgttaataaatcagtcacccaatcgcaccccctaaatcacgattggagggtagtttgaaaaacttataatgccaaacatatttacttgcctatgtacgtgttcatgccaagtttcaagtttataaactcaaggaataagatttttcatagaaacgtttttaccccttttcccccccttgggggttgaatttccaaaaatcctttcttagtgctcccctacatatcccaaggaacctacattccaaatttcagctgtctacgaccagtagtttcgactgtgcgttgtctgtcagtcagtcactcagtaacggaagagttttatatatatagattaaaatcaatatttacaaatgtaaTCATAATTTACGAATTAtcataattacataattatttttcgtttATCAGTATTTACAGTAAGGCGGGTTGGTGTCAGATGAGCAGTCTATTTATAAGAGAGATTAAGatttaaacgttatttatttatatattctttattgtaacatttacaatttgtaaagtacaataggcggacttaatgctaatacgAGTAGCATGTAGCATTAAACGCTAACAATTTGTTCATATCAATTAAATCAACACATTCTCTGAACCATGTCTCATCATGTCCGGATATAACGAAGATCTAGATTTAGATTTTAGGAgaagattttataaattttacattcaccacatctttgtttcttacgaggtagacagagacagatGGTCGTAAGCCAGCGAGACGTGGCAACTGCTAGACCACGCCAAGCAGGACCTGCTTGTCACGAAATGAACATGCTGCGCTGGATATGTGGAGTTTCGCGGTGGGCTAGCGTAAAGAACTTCGTATCCACCTTCATGTCCGTGAAATAGCAGACAAAATAGATAAAAGAGCCGTCTACGCTGGTGAAACTCTTGTGGAAACCTGCAGACTATCTAGGGAACAAATTCCTCGCAACCGCACCCACGTAGAATGGGTAGGACGAAGAAATACTGGCTTGGCTTAAATGGACTGCAGACTACAAAAACCGGTCTATGTTGAAAGAGCAAAGTCGGAAGGCGGATCCCGGGGCCCTGAAAAATTGCTGTGGACGGTGCGACTGGGATAGTGAAAcgacgcaaagatgagagaggtACAAacagcgactttgttttatactatgaaGAACTGATGTTTTAGAAGTTCAAAATTCTTATAAGATAATATTGCATTGTGTGGTTTCTGTACTTTTAAATACCCATTTCACTTTTTTCGTTAAGTGATCATATGAACTTTCCGTTAGTGATCATATGATACGTTAGGTTTAAGCAAGTATGACCTGCTCAACCTCAAGACGGGAGTCGCATTATAGGCACAAGCAGATCACAGGGTTCTCTCCAAAAAAATCGAGCACGCAACTAGGAGTAACTCCTGAAGAATGCTTAGGTCAGTTCGGCTCAAgcagaatattttaattcaatcaaTGAAATCCTAACTTCCTATGTCATGTAATCTCAAATGATCTTTCAAATTCTTCCTCCTTAGAAATGCCATTCCGCACACGTCacacttgtgattcttttcgCCTGTGTGTATGACCATGTGTCGTTTCAAAGTCTCCTTATTACAGAACCTCACATGACACACATCGCACTGTTGATTCCTCTCTTGCAAATGCACCGATCTTATATGACATATCAGATGGTACTTCAAATTGAACGCCCTTCCGCACGTCTCGCATTTATGAACTCTTGTCGACTGATTATGTACGTCTTGCAAATGAATAGTCCTTTTATAGTTCGAGTTGAACCGTTCCGGACACATCGGACATCGCCTGGGATATTGTTTCATATGCACACCTCTTATATGCAGCGTTCGCTTGTACGGCGTTGTGAACACTTTGTTGCATTTATCGCACGGATAATGCCCAGTCTCGTGTACCTCCAGATGCTTCTTCAACAGTCTCAAAGTCATAAAACCTGATCCGCAAATTTCGCAGCTGTAATTGTTGAAATGCACACTCATGTGAATCACCAAAATCCTAACTTTTATGAAGACCTGATCGCATATAACGCACTGATACGATTCGCCGCTATCGATTTTGAAAGGTATTATGTTGTCTTTTAAATCAGGATCTATTAGTTTGTCGTGGTCTTTCAAATGGTATTTCAGTTCTGCTAAGCTGTTTGGTTTGGTCGCGCAGATTTTGCATTCCATTTCGCTCACGTCTACTTTCAGGATGTTTTCCCTTCTGTTATTGACTAGGCGTTTGAGTGAGGCAAAAGTGTGATGTTCTTTCATGTGTTGTCTTAAAACGCTAGTCTCCAGAAAAGGTTGGGAACAAATGAAGCACTTAAACTTATTGTTTCCGTACACAAAAGGATAGACTGTGGAAAACTCGAATAttgttaaaacattttgttttatatcagCTGTTTTTTGGACTTCTTTAGGTTTTATGGTAATAGGTGTGGGCGGTTCTAATGGACCGTCTGTTTCTGGGTTTGATATAGGCAGGGGCGAAGGACTCCTCGATGGAGTAAAGCTATATGGCTTGGCTTCCATTTTGCTTTGCCTCATCTTTCGTAGTTTTCCGAAGTCCACCGTTCCCAAGGGTTTAGAGAGACTGCGGTCGTAGGACACTTGGAATAATGGCACTATCCGTGGTGTTGGTTCATCCTTGTCGCTtcctagaaaataaaaaatgcatatACTTGTATATGTTCTTCGTGCTGGTAAACTTTGTGCATCAACATGTCATAGGTGCATTTGCTTTGATCGCTTgcatttattgttttgtttttcatattttctataaaagtaagtaggtacattttgttttcattttgatATTTCTACATCTttcttatgtataaaatattcgcttatataataagttctaaaatatttacaatatttacatcGTAACTcaaattcaacaaaaatattttggcagATAAAGTAACCAGAAAAATTGTTCATCGGAACAATGGGAAGAAATGATTAAGTCTCTTATATggaacattataaaaaaatcgtctTGAAAAAGAAGTACTATAGAGTACTTTagttaatatgtttatttaaagtaaacaaACCCTTTCAACCttaaattcaagttaaaagaaattaaaagaaagacTGGTAAGGGGCagatatttttaatcgatCCAAATTTCATGggtagtgaataaataaataacaaacttaGCACTTTTTCTTACTTAAGAcactttataaatgaaatattcatgtCACAGACATCATGAAATTTTCTGCATGTCCAAATCTGGatgatgtatttttatatgctttttcAAACTACAATTCTGCACAAACGACATCCCGCAAGCTGcacaaataaatcttttgtcGTGATCATGAATTCTGGTGTGCAAAGTCAACGTATATTTCCTAGCGTAAGCTTTTTTGCAAACGTCACATTTATACTTCCTCTCCCCTCCGTGTTTTACCATATGTTCCTTCAACTCTGACTTCGAATAGAACTTCCACTCGCACGAGTCACAAGCATGTCTCTTTTCTTTCAAATGCACTGTTCTTATATGAACACCGAGTTTCCCGctcaaaaagaatatttttggaCACATGCTACATTTAAATTCTTTCAATTTCATCCCGTGTATATTCGATATGTGTTTGTTCCTTTGGAAGTAATTTTTGAAGGCCTCAGGGCAGTGAGGGCACCTATGCCTTTTAGCACGCATGTGAACAACAGCAAAATGCTCGTTCTTTGCGTTCATAGACTTGAATACCTTATCACAGCGTTCACACTGAAATGAGCCAGTTTCATGAGAATAAGAGTGTGTCCTTAATCTCTCTGGCGTCATAAATCCATTGCCGCACTGTTCACATATAAAGTTTTGAAAGTGTATGTTCATATGTTGATTGAGAGTTTTGAATTCATCGTATTTTTCGTCACAAATAGCGCATTTAAAATCGTTTTTAGTCACTTTGAATGGTAAAACACCATCGCTGTACTTGAGATCTACAACATTGTGATTATCAGATAAATGTGCCTTTAATTCTTCAAAgtctttgataattttattgcaaagCTTGCAACCTACATTAGTTATGTCAATTTTGATTAATTCGTTGGGTTTTAATTTCGATATAGAATACTTTATTTGCGAGAAACTTAAATTACTGTGTTCTATTGCGTGGTGTTCTCTCAAATCAGCAGGATCCGAATAATTCTGTTCGCAATACATGCATAAGTACAAATTCTTCATCCATCTAAAAGGGCATATTCTAGAATATTCTATAAGAGCAACCGCACACAATTTCCGTGACTTTATTTCATCGTTCATTCGTTTGCGGTCTTCTAAACTTTCAATCTTGCTTTCATTTGCTTGTAAATCTTCATTTATAAGAGTGTCATCCTCGAACGAAGCATCATCACCTAAAATGAGAAAATATACGTGCATGAGCATTGATTCCAATTTCACATACAATACAAGtgacaaaaaatttactcaattaaatattttttagtacaTGCTCGCGTTAGTCAAAGCTCATCCACGTTTTATTTTCGCCATATATTGTGAGTCTTAAATAAACCTAAGCTTAGctacaaataaatttctcaTTTTCTAGTTTTATAAGTACGAAACAGACTCAATGACACTAAATTTCACCATTAaaattaggatttttttttatcatttaatatacctaaatgtTACAAACGTGtgataaaaagttaatataaataaagactttTAGCACACCCTTACGGTCTCCTGTTCATCCTTTAACACATCAaaccattttttattactttttaatttacactggattatttatctgtttgcTATTTTCGAAGACAGATATATAAGAGAATGCTATTTAGCATTAAATCCACCTATTGTTCCTCTGaggctcaataaagttttaaataaataaataaaataaatttatttcacataacATGATCCATATCAGTTTCAAAGGCATTATCTAATTTAATTGGACAAATCAACAAGTTTAAGACTtgtcaaacaaataatttattacttaatgCTTTCGATGCGTACAATAGATTACCTACCTGAATTCagtttttgttaaaacatCCGACTTAAAAAAGCGTAATTCACAGGTTTAATAAAGTTTCTTATACGTTCATATGAATAAACTACTATCTGATAACAACCTATCTTTGTTCTCCTCTATACTtgttaaaaaacacaaatgtCACTCAGAACAGTAAAGAAAGACAAACATTGCTGGAATTTCGTGCTGCATTCAAATGTCGTGATTTTAAATGAAGATTCGGgaagaacatttaaaaacaaatgacacATGTATCTtcgaagttttatttatttcaactgTACAAAACGAACTAGCCGCCAATATCAGTTGTAATTActagtaaaaatttattaaaagtaactTGTATTcgatataaaaacaaaacagtaaaaaaagaCTAAGACTAAAAAGAAGTGAAAAAGAACGAACAATTGTATACTTCTTTAGATTTCCCTGTCGTGGGCTTAATGGAAGttagaaatttctctagaaatactacggaatttctttttagttaaagttctatttttacattttcctcgatgtacataaatatattaataaataaatagtatgatttgatgaaattaacaAATCCGCTTCCCGATCCCTCTAATCTAGATCTACATCCTTATGATGTGTCTTTACATGACCTTTTAGACTACACTTTTGCACAAAAGTCCTATCGCAATAACTGCAAGCAAAACGCCtttcattattatgtataCGCAAATGCTCCCTCAACGTATTTCTTCTGGCATAAGCCTTACCACAGACGTTGCACTCAAAAGATTTTTCGCCGGTGTGAACTATCATATGTCTCTTCAAAGCCTGTTTGTTGTGATGTTTATAATTGCACAGGTCGCACATGTAgcaatttgttttcaaatgGGTCGTCTTCTCGTGGAGTTTCCAGTAAGAGGTCGTGAGGAAAACCTTCGGGCAGAAACCGCATTTGTACACCGGAACATCTGCGTTGTGTACGTTTTTCATGTGCTTCAATTTCTGGTCGTAACCTAGGAAACTCTCGCGACAGATTTGGCAGACATTCCTTCTATTTCTGGCGTGAACAGATCTGTGGTGTTCATCTCTTCCAGTCCTGTTTTTGTACACCTTACCGCACTTGGTGCATGGAAATGATCCAGACTCGTGGGACTTCATGTGATGCTTTAGATTAGATGCAGTTATAAAGCCTGTACCGCATTGGtcgcaaaaaaaattcatgtaGTGCTCTTTGGTGTGACTTATCAAATGTTTGTACTTCACAAATTTCTCACCGCAATGTACACAATcgtaattgtttttgtttatccTAAATAGAACCATTCGATCGTCTTCGAGGGCATCTACATGGTTATGTTCTTCAGCCAAGTGTTGTTTCAATTCACTAAAGTTTTCCTTTATATCACCACATATTTTGCATCCAAACTCTCTAACgttgacttttacaaattgttttatagATCCGGCAGTCTTGCTGACAAGTTTATGAATTTCACCCTCGCTAAGAGAGTCATGctgtttaaaatgtttctcTACTTGAGCTACGTCTAAAAATCCTGCTTTGCAATACAGACATTCAAACAAACCGCGATAGAATCTAAATGGACATAATGttgtatatttacatataatcgtGCGGCacattttaattcttttaattttttcagatACAGTCGGTTTTGTTAACTGTACAACATTTATCTTTACTTTCTCTAAATTCTTCTCTATGTTTGCAAGAGGTCCTGATTTTTTAGAACTAACCACTTTTTTAATAGTTACTGCATTTGGGCGCAATAAAGAAAACTTgtcttgtttttgtaaaagtacCGTCTTAATTGTGGTCAATTTCAGTGAATCTTTTGCCCCCGCCATCGTATTTGCATTTTTCAGGGGTACCTTTCTAACAGTTACTGATTTTGGCagatttaaatgtataatctTGTCCGGTGGATCacctaaaaatagaaaaataaatgtcatcATTTTATGTTAAGTGTTGAAAAGTGTGGAGCAAGATTAGTGAAGAAGTGTTTTTATATAGTAAATGATTAATTTGACCAATTCATAAAATAGGTCCAAACCCACACGGCTCACTTAAGCAGGTGGCTACATAGGAGTAGCATTTTTTCATCATAGATTACGTAACGTAACGtagcttcgtccgcgtgatgATTTAAAATCCTGTTAATTTCAATTCCCACTTTCCGCGGGATTTTCGAAGAAATCTCTCTTAGTGTTCACCTACAGTCTTCAGAGAAACtatattccaaatttcaaaaatattcaagTAATATCGTTATCAGTAGCTTAATAccggaagagttttatctaaatTGGTGATTGGTTTGATTGCATTTTACCTTTATTAATATGCCTACTGTTTAACAAGATGAGTTTTATTTGCATGGAAATTTGGTGGAaatttgaaatcaaatttCCTCGCAGAAGCtacatatttaatatgtatggTATCAGAGTGTCTTagaatattcatatttatagttCATACAACTTCATTtaattcccatggatgtcataaaaggtgactaagggataggcttataaacttgggattcttctttcaggcgacgggttagcaacctgtcactatttgaatctcaattctatcataaagccaaacagctgaccgtggcctatcagtcttgagACTGTTGCCTTTGTCTATCgcgagagatatagacgtgattatatgtatgttcatataAAACTCTCACAAAAGTCAATACTTCAGGCATCACATCTATTTATCTTGATGCCGAAATACGTAAAATGACGAGCTGTCAACTAAACCATAAAAATCCCCTTAAGTTACGTAGAGTCACGAGCCACACAAGGTGCATTATATACATGAAAGTAAAGAATAATTATCTTAtcagttataaaatttattggatTTAGGTATAACTTACTggt
Coding sequences:
- the LOC106137507 gene encoding zinc finger protein 883 isoform X3, whose translation is MAAKSEWRPGPTVCRCCLTEGCYKDISTEYFWMGKREVYAEMLKDTLEVTIAYSKAGGPNSNSRLICESCISRLRDATEFKRQVVECERMFMQHLDPGSSSAAIEAETEPVGKIKVEGVKLEKSNSDDDFDNRHAFGDDDDDDDDDLDNQPLTKLASKMPTKESVDLLDLLDNSKTAEKRKSSTKVKPPPPKKAKSKVEQVKVKPSGSKLTPKPEKKKKGDPPDKIIHLNLPKSVTVRKVPLKNANTMAGAKDSLKLTTIKTVLLQKQDKFSLLRPNAVTIKKVVSSKKSGPLANIEKNLEKVKINVVQLTKPTVSEKIKRIKMCRTIICKYTTLCPFRFYRGLFECLYCKAGFLDVAQVEKHFKQHDSLSEGEIHKLVSKTAGSIKQFVKVNVREFGCKICGDIKENFSELKQHLAEEHNHVDALEDDRMVLFRINKNNYDCVHCGEKFVKYKHLISHTKEHYMNFFCDQCGTGFITASNLKHHMKSHESGSFPCTKCGKVYKNRTGRDEHHRSVHARNRRNVCQICRESFLGYDQKLKHMKNVHNADVPVYKCGFCPKVFLTTSYWKLHEKTTHLKTNCYMCDLCNYKHHNKQALKRHMIVHTGEKSFECNVCGKAYARRNTLREHLRIHNNERRFACSYCDRTFVQKCSLKGHVKTHHKDVDLD